In the genome of Rhodamnia argentea isolate NSW1041297 chromosome 3, ASM2092103v1, whole genome shotgun sequence, one region contains:
- the LOC115727288 gene encoding transcription factor MYB114-like: protein MAPKSEGSAKKVMNKGAWTAEEDRKLSEYIEVHGAKRWKTIAAKSGLNRCGKSCRLRWLNYLRPNIKRGNISDEEEDLILRLHKLLGNRWSLIAGRIPGRTDNEIKNYWNSHLSKKINQKEKPRNKAIPAPREASPPTPREVVRADEEGADVPIGNFLDVDFDTDEFFDFTAEGSYGLEWVNKFLELDDELSLKEKM, encoded by the exons atgGCACCAAAAAGTGAGGGTTCTGCTAAAAAGGTTATGAACAAAGGAGCATGGACAGCTGAGGAAGACAGGAAGCTTTCTGAGTACATTGAAGTTCATGGGGCCAAGAGGTGGAAGACTATTGCAGCCAAGTCAG GCTTGAACAGGTGTGGGAAGAGCTGCAGGTTGAGATGGTTGAATTATCTGAGGCCTAACATCAAGAGGGGCAATATATCAGATGAAGAGGAGGACTTGATTCTTAGGCTTCATAAGCTTCTGGGAAACAG GTGGTCTTTGATTGCAGGGAGGATTCCAGGTAGAACTGATAACGAGATCAAGAACTACTGGAATTCtcatttgagcaaaaaaataaatcagaaaGAGAAACCGCGGAATAAAGCCATCCCTGCACCTCGAGAAGCTTCTCCGCCGACGCCGCGAGAAGTTGTCCGAGCAGATGAGGAGGGAGCCGACGTACCGATCGGGAACTTCTTGGACGTCGACTTTGACACCGACGAGTTCTTCGACTTCACGGCCGAAGGGTCCTACGGGCTGGAGTGGGTGAATAAATTTCTAGAGCTCGACGATGAGTTATCACTAAAGGAGAAGATGTGA